The following proteins are encoded in a genomic region of Doryrhamphus excisus isolate RoL2022-K1 chromosome 6, RoL_Dexc_1.0, whole genome shotgun sequence:
- the LOC131131494 gene encoding transmembrane and coiled-coil domain protein 3-like, whose product MPSATVSVRSLSEVEKHLSGSRMDRSSDGSFLSLPASMRRGSSENNLDLDLSDGATSPSLGSEFFRSRSSVDNLQQKILKVTEQLKIEQTARDENVAEYLKLVNSADKLQVGRIKQVFEKKNQKSAQNIAQMQKKLEQYHRKMKDSELHLSPHPSSGKHSTIPRESRRELLRDMTGSGRHPTMDKIKTIGPGVSLSPPFFFSKPREFANLIRNKFGSADNIAHLKTSMDASTPLPAETAGKSLSNSTSLAGKPKYPSDDECSSGSASNSADSNGLSAGMRGQSQQAGGEAHSRLMMSLEEVREIKEAQNQLEEDMEEVKTQFKREFGVINQALQEERYRYERLEDQLNDLTELHQHEMADLKQELASIEERVAYQAQERARDIQEALESCQTRVSKLELQQQQQQTVQLESGDARVLLGRSINIMLAIITVILVCVSTAAKFAAPLMRSRHHVVATFLGVFFLTVFWRNWERLQYAIDRVLVPA is encoded by the exons GATCGGAGTTCTGATGGCAGTTTTCTGAGCCTTCCTGCCTCCATGCGTCGAGGATCCTCTGAGAACAATCTGGATCTGGACCTGAGCGATGGTGCTACTTCCCCTTCTCTGGGCTCAGAGTTCTTCCGGAGCCGCTCCTCTGTAGACAACCTCCAGCAGAAGATCCTGAAAGTGACAGAACAGCTGAAGATCGAGCAGACGGCACGGGACGAAAACGTGGCCGAGTACCTGAAGTTGGTGAACAGCGCCGACAAGCTACAGGTGGGCCGCATCAAGCAGGTCTTTGAGAAGAAGAACCAGAAGTCGGCGCAGAATATCGCCCAAATGCAGAAGAAGCTGGAGCAGTATCACCGCAAGATGAAGGACAGCGAGCTGCACCTTTCACCTCACCCGTCCAGCGGCAAGCACAGCACCATACCCAGGGAGTCCCGCAGGGAGCTGCTGAGGGACATGACCGGCAGCGGGAGACACCCTACCATGGACAAGATCAAGACCATCGGGCCCGGCGTTTCTCTCTCACCTCCTTTCTTCTTCAGCAAACCCAGAGAGTTTGCCAACCTCATCAGGAACAAGTTTGGCAGCGCTGACAACATTGCCCACCTCAAGACCTCCATGGACGCTTCCACGCCGCTGCCCGCCGAGACAGCGGGAAAGTCCCTGAGTAACAGCACCTCCTTGGCTGGAAAGCCCAAGTACCCCAGTGACGATGAGTGTTCCTCTGGGAGCGCCTCCAACTCAGCAGACAGTAATGGGCTCTCGGCGGGGATGCGGGGTCAGAGCCAGCAGGCGGGGGGCGAGGCCCACAGCAGACTGATGATGAGCCTGGAGGAGGTGAGGGAGATTAAAGAAGCCCAGAACCAACTGGAGGAGGACATGGAGGAGGTTAAAACCCAGTTCAAGAGGGAGTTTGGAGTCATCAACCAAGCACTGCAGGAGGAGCGATACAG GTATGAGCGTTTAGAGGACCAACTAAATGACCTGACTGAACTTCACCAACATGAGATGGCTGACCTGAAGCAAGAGCTGGCCAGTATTGAGGAAAGAGTGGCCTACCAGGCCCAGGAGAGAGCCCGTGACATTCAG GAAGCTTTAGAGTCGTGTCAGACAAGAGTGTCCAAGCTGGagcttcagcagcagcagcagcagacggTGCAGCTGGAGAGCGGTGATGCCAGAGTCCTGCTGGGGCGGAGCATCAACATCATGCTGGCCATCATCACCGTCATCCTCGTGTGCGTATCCACCGCCGCTAAATTCGCCGCCCCGCTAATGAGGAGCCGCCACCACGTGGTCGCCACCTTCCTGGGGGTCTTCTTCTTAACCGTGTTCTGGAGGAACTGGGAGCGTTTACAGTACGCCATAGACAGGGTGCTGGTGCCTGCGTGA